A DNA window from Humulus lupulus unplaced genomic scaffold, drHumLupu1.1 SCAFFOLD_130, whole genome shotgun sequence contains the following coding sequences:
- the LOC133810213 gene encoding putative D-cysteine desulfhydrase 1, mitochondrial, giving the protein MGSRPILLHSLRIPLPTTIARSQRLYSPSIRCHAQFHGMGLDFLAKKPYSPPSWATHLNPIPSHSFSLGHLPTPIHKWNLPNLPNNTEVWLKRDDLSGMQLSGNKVRKLEFLLADAVEQGADCIVTIGGIQSNHCRATAVAARYLNLDCYLILRTSKVFVDQDPGLTGNLLVERLVGAQIELISKTEYAKIGSVALTNHLKQKLISEGRRPYVIPVGGSNSLGTWGYIEAVRELEQQLKTGNADVNFDDIVVACGSGGTIAGLSLGSCLSSLKAKVHAFSVCDDPDYFHDFVQGLLDGLEAGVDSRNIVNIQNAKGIGYAISTPEELKFVTDIAAATGVVLDPVYSGKAAYGLLKDMSEHPKKWEGRKVLFIHTGGLLGLYEKAEQMDSLVGNWRRMDVPESVLREDGIGKMF; this is encoded by the exons ATGGGGAGCAGACCCATTCTATTACATTCTCTACGGATTCCTCTCCCAACCACGATCGCTCGATCCCAACGTCTTTACAGTCCCAGTATTCGCTGCCACGCTCAATTTCACGGAATGGGTTTGGATTTCCTCGCCAAGAAGCCGTACTCACCTCCTTCATGGGCCACTCATCTCAACCCCATACCTTCTCACTCCTTCTCTCTCGGCCAT CTTCCTACTCCGATTCACAAATGGAATCTTCCTAATCTGCCTAACAACACTGAAGTTTGGTTAAAG CGTGATGATCTTTCTGGGATGCAATTGAGTGGTAACAAAGTCAGGAAGTTGGAATTCTTGCTGGCAGATGCTGTAGAACAAGGTGCTGATTGCATAGTAACAATTGGAGGAATCCAAAGCAACCACTGCCGCGCAACAGCTGTGGCTGCGAGATATCTGAATCTCGACTGTTATCTTATACTACGCACCTCTAAG GTATTTGTGGACCAAGATCCAGGATTGACCGGCAATCTCTTGGTGGAGCGGCTAGTTGGAGCTCAAATTGAACTAATTTCAAAAACAGAATATGCAAAAATTGGGAGTGTG GCTCTTACCAACCACCTCAAACAAAAGCTGATAAGTGAAGGGAGGAGGCCATATGTCATTCCTGTTGGTGGATCAAACTCCTTAGGAACTTG GGGCTATATCGAAGCAGTTCGAGAGCTTGAGCAGCAACTCAAAACTGGGAACGCTGATGTAAATTTCGACGACATTGTTGTAGCTTGTGGCAG TGGCGGTACAATTGCTGGTCTCTCATTGGGATCATGCTTGAGCTCGCTCAAGGCAAAA gttcatgcattctctgtttGTGATGACCCCGATTACTTCCATGACTTTGTTCAAGGCCTACTCGATGGCCTTGAAGCTGGTGTCGACTCACGTAATATTGTTAACATACAAAAT GCCAAAGGTATAGGATACGCAATTAGTACTCCAGAGGAGCTTAAATTTGTTACAGACATTGCTGCAGCCACCGGTGTTGTTCTCGACCCTGTTTATAG TGGGAAAGCTGCTTATGGATTGTTGAAAGACATGAGCGAGCATCCGAAGAAGTGGGAAGGGAGAAAGGTCCTCTTCATACACACCGGCGGGTTGCTGGGGTTGTATGAAAAGGCTGAGCAGATGGATTCGCTCGTAGGAAATTGGCGTCGAATGGACGTGCCTGAATCTGTTCTGCGGGAGGATGGTATTGGAAAAATGTTCTGA